A region of the Mycoavidus sp. HKI genome:
GCCCAAATCACACCAAGCTCACCGGCAATGGTCACCCGGACGATTATTAAATTGGGGCGAATCGATCGGAGAGGCCACACACCAAATCGTGCAACATCTGCTGGAATCTAAGCCTCATCCTGAAATGGGCTATCGCTCCTGTTTAGGCTTGATGCATTTGTTGCGCACCTTCGGCAAAGAGCGCTTGGAAGCGGCGTGTACACGCGCCGCCGCCTTAGATGCAATGACCTATAAAAGCGTCTCCAATATCCTGAAATCAGGCCTGGACCGTATCGAGCCATCCCCACCGGCGACACCCGCCGCCCAAACCGAACTTCGCTTCACCACGCATGACAACGTGCGTGGACCGGGGTACTACCACTAATCTCATCACTCACCTAAAAGGAAATCTATGTTGAATCAGTACACCCTCAACCAACTTAAGACTCTCAAGCTCGATGGCATGGCCATCGCATTGAGCGAGCAGTTTGATCAACGCGCTACCGATGATCTATCGTTTGAAGAACGTTTCGGCATGTTGGTTGACCGCGAATGCTCGCACCGTGACAACCGTCGCATCGCACGCTTACTAAAGCAAGCACGCCTGAAAGTGTCCTCAGCTTGCTTGGAGGATATCGACTACCGTACTGGGCGAGGCTTGGACAAGCGGCAAATCGCCAGCTTCGCATCCTGTGATTGGATCCGGCGCGCACAAAGCATCCTACTCACCGGTCCCACTGGCGTCGGCAAGACCTGGCTGGCTTGTGCATTGGGGCAGCAGGCTTGTCGCTGTGGCTTCTCGGTGCTGTATGTGCGCATACCCCGGTTATTTGAAGAGCTGCGTATTGCTCATGGCGACGGTAGTTTCACTCGCAAACTGCAAGCTATCGCTAAAACCGATTTGCTCATATTGGACGATTGGGGCTTACATCAACTCACTCAAGACCAACGCGCCGATCTGTTAGAAATTATTGATGACCGGGTCGCCTCGCGCTCAACCCTGATTACCAGTCAGCTACCGATAGAGCATTGGCATGAATATTTGAACGATCCGACTCTCGCCGATGCCATCCTCGATCGCATTGTGCATCAAAGCCATAAGCTTAAACTCAAAGGTGAATCGTTGCGCAAACAGGAAGTTCGTACCGAGTACGCGGCACAGTCACAACGATCTGACCTACAGCCTTCACCTTAGCCATGGCGCTAATCGCATCCTCTTTAGGGCGACCGTTTCTGTGCGCCTAAATTTATTCTTATTACTACTGCGTAACATACTAGGGTCAAAAAATGACAGTCAATAACAATGCTCAACGTCAACGAACATATCGAGATCGCCACCTCCGTGAGGGCCTAGCCAAGCGGCTAAACATCATTATCGAGCCTGATTCTAAATGGACGCTCGAGCTATTGGCTAAATGTTACGGCGTAACGCAACGAATGATCATTGAGAAGCTGCTGCTTCAGGCTGAGATAGATATAACCGCCAGAATCATCCGAGAGGAGGCAGACTACGATATCGCAAAAAGTCGTGTGCGTGACTATTACGGCGGACGACTGCGCCTCAAATCAGAGCTTTTTACACCCTCACTCAATTCTGACTCTCAACCTATCTCCGTTACTGCGTAACGCATTCTTGATGTTAAAAAGCAAACTATGAGGTCTGTGATTGAGCACAAAAGTAGATTTTTTAATTCGAATTTGACACTCATCGTGACCGATTTATGTACAATCTCAACACCTTCACTTGCCTCAATTTATCGGTCACGATAAATCTGAAACAGGCGGTCACGATCGCTGAAATACGCACCCAAAGCAAGGTTACAGCGTGGTAGCAGTTCAATACAGCGATTATACGAAGGCAGATTCGGAAAGGCTTCACGCAGATGCTGGCAAACATGATTGCTGTAGAATGACTTGAATTGCCGATAGCAAATTTGATGAAAAAGCACGACTAGCGTCATCAGTTCTGCTAAAGATAGGCTTGTAGCACGCAAGCGTTTGCGTTTTCCGCTAGATAACAACTTTTTGTTGAGCTCCGGCTCAAATTCTTTGCAAAAATCATCCATCAAGCAATAAAGTTCTGTAAGATTATCCACGGGCGCTCCGTTTTTTCTTAGAGGTTTCTGTTCGCAAAACTTATATTCTCTTCGAAATACTCAGTGCCCGCTTCATTTTCTAGAAAAATTTCTTCCCTTACCTCTGCATTTCCTTATCCCGAATTCAGGTTATTTTAGCTCGCATATTTCCTTCCTGAGCACGGGCAGTTCCTCCTTTTTCCCCTGGAGGTAGCAGTGCGAGCTTTTCCAATTACCCTCTACGATAACTTGAGTACGGCGCTCCTCTAGCTCGAGTGCAGGATTAGCAGCATATTTAGCAGAATATAGTGAGTTGTCGTGGGCAATCGCTGATCCCTCTTCCTCAGTACGTATACAACCGTGTGATGCTGGATAATCTGGTAGGGGACCAGAATGTATAGCAATGTTTCTGCCGCCGAAATAGATCGGATTCTTAGCCCAGCTATAATCATTTAGCACAGCAGCCTTACCGTGC
Encoded here:
- the istB gene encoding IS21-like element helper ATPase IstB codes for the protein MLNQYTLNQLKTLKLDGMAIALSEQFDQRATDDLSFEERFGMLVDRECSHRDNRRIARLLKQARLKVSSACLEDIDYRTGRGLDKRQIASFASCDWIRRAQSILLTGPTGVGKTWLACALGQQACRCGFSVLYVRIPRLFEELRIAHGDGSFTRKLQAIAKTDLLILDDWGLHQLTQDQRADLLEIIDDRVASRSTLITSQLPIEHWHEYLNDPTLADAILDRIVHQSHKLKLKGESLRKQEVRTEYAAQSQRSDLQPSP